From one Pecten maximus chromosome 8, xPecMax1.1, whole genome shotgun sequence genomic stretch:
- the LOC117333554 gene encoding uncharacterized protein LOC117333554, protein MMKFAIVLLGFAVSAQAFLDLDPTNGHFCLACCGPKSHGCCNTCGLTDLDQFHIQEPIISKRKVMSTKSFIDDLNNGLSNLIPDFSGPDSGCFDCCGQHPCCGDCGIDQSIFNHHYPDIPDISSLLGHHGSTPEPQSPEKGTYGTGSDDLTGGLSPIFHGPIDPMDLQPVHAYYENNGQ, encoded by the exons ATGATGAAGTTCGCAATAGTTCTGCTCGGCTTTGCGGTTTCAGCCCAAG CCTTCCTGGACCTAGACCCAACAAACGGACACTTCTGTCTCGCGTGCTGTGGTCCGAAAAGCCATGGATGCTGTAATACCTGTGGACTGACCGATCTCGATCAATTCCATATCCAAG AGCCGATTATTTCTAAGAGGAAGGTCATGTCTACAAAGAGTTTTATCGATGATCTAAACAACGGACTCAGCAATCTGATTCCGGATTTCTCCGGACCCGACTCTGGATGTTTTGATTGCTGTGGACAACACCCCTGCTGTGGAGATTGTGGTATTGACCAAAGTATCTTTAACCACC ACTATCCCGATATTCCCGATATCAGCAGTCTCCTCGGTCACCATGGTAGCACACCAGAGCCACAGTCACCAGAAAAAGGAACCTACGGAACCGGAAGTGACGATCTGACCGGGGGTCTCTCTCCGATCTTCCACGGACCTATCGACCCCATGGACTTACAACCAGTACATGCGTACTATGAGAATAATGGccaataa
- the LOC117333488 gene encoding neutral cholesterol ester hydrolase 1-like produces MIRMTIFGVLLSMLIYSFMDGKVPEPIPEQFKVKVMDLCIKTYVLTLDVLVRLGLTTPFSNFDRKLCDRFILLISTGFPWVRGYDSQLQITDTNMKGIHVRMYQPVTSLQHKQRPVLVYFHGGGWSLLSVDSYDPLMRRIAKDSGVMIISVNYRLSPQFPFPVPLQDCMDVVEYVIQNSVNLNIDPQKIAIGGDNAGGNMAAAISLRLKKKIAIQLLIAPLLQMANWNTTSFIENSSYLSQSANSKICLYLLLNYLNIDHKYVQEVLNNNHTSKAFKRFHFTEILDQNLWLPKRYIRDEHLRENIHLQTEFGNEELFSLMESRITDPMISPLLADDDMLEDLPMTYIVTSGYDIVRDDGIMFSERLKQVGQPVILKHYEEAFHTSLFFPHGPLKLEVGVRIVQDIVKILRKYLL; encoded by the exons ATGATTCGTATGACCATATTTGGAGTTCTACTGTCCATGTTGATATACAGTTTTATGGACGGTAAAGTTCCCGAACCTATACCGGAAcagttcaaggtcaaggtcatggaCTTATGTATAAAGACATATGTCCTCACG TTGGATGTCCTTGTTCGTCTTGGATTAACCACGCCTTTTTCCAACTTCGATAGAAAACTCTGTGATCGATTTATCCTGTTAATATCAACTGGATTCCCCTGGGTACGGGGCTACGATTCCCAACTACAG ATTACGGATACCAACATGAAGGGTATCCATGTGCGCATGTACCAACCGGTGACATCACTACAACACAAGCAGAGGCCTGTTCTCGTGTATTTCCATGGCGGTGGGTGGAGCTTACTTTCGGTCG ATTCCTATGACCCGCTGATGAGACGGATCGCTAAAGACAGTGGAGTAATGATCATCTCGGTTAA TTACAGATTAAGTCCACAATTCCCGTTTCCAGTTCCTCTACAGGACTGCATGGATGTTGTGGAATACGTCATCCAAAACAGTGTTAATCTGAATATTGACCCGCAGAAAATTGCCATAGGCGGAGATAATGCGGGTGGTAATATGGCCGCAGCGATATCACTCCGCTTAAAAAAGAAGATCGCCATTCAGTTGCTCATTGCACCATTGTTACAGATGGCCAATTGGAACACCACATCCTTTATAGAAAATTCTAGCTATCTCTCTCAAAGCGCTAACAGCAAAATCTGTTTATATCTTTTGCTAAATTACTTAAATATAGATCACAAGTATGTACAAGAGGTTTTAAACAATAACCACACTTCGAAGGCCTTTAAGAGATTTCATTTTACCGAAATTCTTGATCAAAATTTATGGTTACCAAAGCGATACATAAGAGACGAGCATTTAAGAGAGAACATACATTTGCAGACAGAATTTGGAAACGAAGAACTATTTTCTCTGATGGAGAGCCGAATAACAGACCCGATGATATCACCATTACTTGCTGATGACGACATGTTAGAAGATTTGCCTATGACGTATATTGTTACTTCCGGTTACGACATCGTCAGAGATGACGGAATTATGTTCTCTGAGAGACTGAAGCAGGTCGGACAGCCGGTAATCCTCAAACATTACGAGGAGGCGTTCCATACGTCACTGTTTTTCCCACATGGACCCTTAAAGTTGGAAGTTGGAGTCAGGATAGTTCAGGATATTGTCAAAATTTTACGAAAATATTTACTTTGA
- the LOC117333429 gene encoding arylacetamide deacetylase-like, with protein MLRLTIFGAILAMFLYSYLDGQVPEPIPEQFTVKVIDACMKTYGYTIGAMVSLGVTDPLSDLDRALADRVILLMTTGFPWGLGADPNLQITDTTMNAVHVRTYEPVTSLHVSDRPVLIYFHGGGWSTLSVDSYDPLMRKIAKDSGIMVISVNYRLSPQYPYPIPLQDCIDVVEFVIENCATLNIHPDKIAIGGDSAGANIAAAMSFKLKHKLALQLLLVPVLQMVNWNTTSFIENGPYLAKSINTPDSIYFILNYLNLDYKYGRDFLNNNHTSASFKVSHYMKLIDQNSWLPKHFVRDKNLKEKIELQTNFGNEELFSILESRITNPLLSPLLAGDDMLQGLPLTYIATSGYDFIRDDGIMFSERLKHVGQKTILQHYHEAFHNSLFFSQGPLKLDVGVRIVRDIVDVLRDTLH; from the exons ATGCTTCGCTTGACCATATTTGGAGCTATTCTGGCAATGTTTCTGTACAGTTACTTAGATGGTCAAGTTCCTGAACCAATTCCTGAACAGTTCACGGTGAAGGTTATCGACGCTTGTATGAAAACCTACGGTTACACG ATAGGGGCAATGGTCAGTCTCGGTGTAACTGACCCACTATCTGACCTGGACAGAGCACTAGCTGACCGCGTTATCTTACTGATGACCACTGGGTTTCCGTGGGGACTTGGCGCTGACCCTAATTTACAG ATAACCGACACTACAATGAATGCAGTTCACGTGAGGACGTACGAACCAGTGACGTCACTACATGTTTCGGACAGACCAGTACTCATCTACTTCCACGGAGGAGGATGGAGTACGCTATCTGTTG ACTCATATGATCCACTTATGAGGAAAATAGCTAAGGACAGCGGAATCATGGTGATCTCGGTCAA TTATCGTTTGAGCCCACAATACCCGTATCCGATTCCACTGCAAGACTGTATCGATGTTGTGGAGTTCGTCATAGAAAACTGCGCTACCTTAAATATTCATCCAGACAAAATAGCCATCGGTGGGGATAGCGCCGGGGCTAACATCGCTGCGGCCATGTCGTTCAAGTTAAAACACAAGTTAGCGTTACAACTTCTGCTCGTCCCTGTTTTACAAATGGTAAACTGGAACACAACCTCATTTATTGAAAATGGTCCATATTTAGCGAAGAGTATCAATACACCGGACTCCATATATTTCATTCTTAATTATCTAAATCTTGATTATAAATATGGCCGGGATTTCCTAAATAACAATCATACGTCTGCCTCTTTTAAGGTATCGCATTATATGAAATTAATTGATCAAAACAGTTGGCTACCAAAACATTTTGTTAGAGACAAAAATCTGAAGGAAAAGATAGAATTGCAAACAAATTTTGGAAATGAAGAACTATTTTCAATCCTCGAGAGCCGAATCACGAATCCCCTGTTGTCGCCATTACTTGCTGGGGACGACATGTTACAAGGGTTACCTTTGACATATATAGCAACGAGTGGGTATGACTTTATAAGGGATGACGGCATAATGTTCTCTGAGAGGCTTAAACATGTCGGACAGAAAACAATACTCCAACACTACCACGAAGCCTTCCACAACTCACTATTCTTCTCACAGGGACCTCTCAAGCTGGACGTCGGGGTTCGAATCGTCCGCGATATCGTTGACGTTCTCCGAGACACACTCCATTAA